One Mangifera indica cultivar Alphonso unplaced genomic scaffold, CATAS_Mindica_2.1 Un_0054, whole genome shotgun sequence genomic region harbors:
- the LOC123206955 gene encoding transcription factor DIVARICATA-like encodes METLYPASYMSGSSWFLQESQSTSWTKEENKRFESALAIYSDGTPDRWLKVAALIPGKTVLDVMKQYKELEEDVKDIEAGKFPIPGYYGSSFTLELVSERDFDADRKTPLVKSSDQERKKGVPWTEEEHRLFLKGLLQYGKGDWRNISRHFVITKTPTQVASHAQKYFIRQLSGGKDKRRPSIHDITTVNLADPNLSDNRKPCSFNLSHELPQQQKSSGLLKAGPEWNDSNNGAVIFDTSHDNLFVPSAFDIGSNGLKLQGKSLYGTAYHGVQFNPEISVLNPI; translated from the exons ATGGAAACTCTGTATCCAGCATCATATATGTCGGGTTCAAGTTGGTTTCTTCAGGAAAGCCAGAGCACAAGCTGGACTAAAGAAGAGAACAAGAGGTTTGAGAGTGCTCTTGCAATTTACAGTGATGGCACGCCGGATAGATGGCTCAAAGTTGCAGCTCTAATACCGGGAAAGACAGTGCTTGATGTTATGAAACAGTACAAAGAATTGGAAGAAGATGTGAAGGATATAGAAGCTGGAAAGTTTCCAATTCCGGGTTATTATGGCTCATCTTTCACATTAGAGCTGGTTTCTGAACGTGATTTTGATGCTGATAGGAAGACACCATTGGTGAAAAGCTCGGATCAGGAGAGGAAGAAGGGTGTGCCTTGGACTGAAGAAGAGCACAG GCTGTTTTTAAAAGGGCTTCTTCAGTATGGTAAAGGGGACTGGAGAAATATCTCCAGGCATTTTGTAATCACTAAGACTCCTACTCAAGTGGCAAGCCATGCTCAGAAATACTTCATAAGGCAGCTATCAGGAGGGAAAGACAAGAGGAGACCAAGCATCCATGACATCACTACTGTCAATCTTGCTGATCCAAATTTATCAGACAATCGAAAACCTTGTTCCTTCAATCTATCCCATGAGCTTCCACAGCAACAGAAGTCTTCTGGCTTGCTGAAAGCTGGACCTGAATGGAATGATTCAAACAATGGAGCAGTGATTTTTGATACATCTCACGATAACCTGTTTGTGCCATCTGCGTTTGACATTGGTTCAAATGGCCTTAAACTTCAGGGAAAAAGTTTGTATGGCACTGCTTATCATGGGGTTCAGTTCAATCCGGAAATCAGTGTTCTGAATCCAATTTAG